A single genomic interval of Cytophagales bacterium harbors:
- a CDS encoding polysaccharide biosynthesis tyrosine autokinase: protein MPDPKQYIIQQNEVDFKRIIFLIARNWLLISIITAITLSIGYFMIRYSTPIYTSSGTLLIKDKMNTSVGTDAILEELDLFNIKRNIETEVEILLSRSLIKRALSGIDVNVSYFHAARQKLKDHEYYKDPPFIVETKYAAKELYNKVFNVELLDNNKFVLTNNGNKSTHHFGAAINEWGITITKNLKNLNNMPDVTYSFIVHDTLTLINKFKAGLEIFPPGKKISVIKVSFKDRIPERAKDFINAVLDAYISREKEDKTQILTNTIKFIDSQLKDIQNNLIFAEFSLEKYKTDHGIVDLEKETELSITRLFQYDKEKVILELELQSLDSLYSYIIQNKDLNLIAPAFIEKQDPLLSLLIKDLIANQTRKRYLLTNSSELNPAIKQLMLKIEDIKASLVENINNVRKSALDNLNNLKLKIKKYEKNLNTIPATEREYIGIQRHFVVNENIYMYLLKKRAEISIAKAATVADNAVLDYAITPTAPVSPRKKLTYIAALLSGILLSLAYIFTKDFLDDSITSRSQLETLSDIPVLGIIGHSAVGKKRNLVVIDNPKSALAESFRSVRTNLQYMASDVDKKVILVTSTISLEGKTFCAINLAAILAFSGKKVILVGFDLRKPEIQKDFGMTNDDGISQILIGKATLDETIKSSKVENLDILTAGPKPPNPSELIMHPKTKEIIEKLKKKYDYIIIDTPPIGIVTDALILMGYADINLYLVRQTYSKKQHIETANQLLKDGTAKNLTLLLNDTKRDRIYGYGYGYGYGYGYGYGYGYGYYEEDKKQNGMLRKINGLFNSNGLVRKVAGLFK, encoded by the coding sequence ATGCCAGATCCAAAACAATACATAATCCAACAAAACGAAGTTGATTTTAAAAGAATAATCTTTCTGATTGCAAGAAACTGGCTGCTGATCTCTATTATCACAGCCATTACTTTGTCAATTGGTTATTTTATGATAAGATATTCAACACCTATCTATACATCAAGTGGAACGCTGCTCATTAAAGACAAAATGAACACTAGTGTAGGTACGGATGCAATATTAGAAGAATTGGACTTGTTTAATATAAAACGAAATATTGAAACTGAAGTAGAGATACTTCTGTCACGCTCGCTGATCAAAAGAGCATTATCCGGTATTGATGTTAATGTTTCATACTTTCATGCCGCACGGCAAAAACTAAAAGACCATGAATACTATAAAGATCCTCCTTTCATTGTTGAAACTAAGTATGCAGCCAAAGAACTTTATAACAAAGTTTTTAATGTAGAACTATTGGATAATAACAAATTTGTATTAACAAATAATGGAAATAAAAGCACCCACCATTTTGGCGCTGCCATAAATGAGTGGGGGATTACAATTACTAAAAATTTAAAAAATCTTAACAACATGCCTGATGTAACCTATTCATTTATTGTACATGATACTCTTACTCTTATTAATAAATTTAAAGCAGGGCTGGAAATATTTCCTCCCGGTAAGAAAATTTCAGTAATAAAAGTATCCTTTAAAGACCGCATACCTGAAAGGGCAAAAGATTTTATTAATGCTGTATTAGACGCTTATATATCCCGGGAGAAGGAAGATAAAACACAGATATTAACAAATACTATTAAATTTATTGACTCACAACTGAAGGATATCCAAAATAATTTAATATTCGCAGAATTCAGCCTTGAGAAATATAAAACAGATCACGGAATAGTTGATTTAGAAAAAGAAACAGAATTATCAATTACCAGATTATTTCAATATGACAAAGAAAAAGTAATATTAGAATTGGAGCTTCAATCCTTAGATTCTTTATATTCTTACATCATACAAAATAAAGACTTAAATTTAATTGCTCCGGCATTTATAGAAAAACAAGACCCTTTACTTTCCTTATTGATCAAAGATCTAATAGCAAACCAAACCAGAAAGCGATACTTATTAACAAATTCCTCAGAGTTAAATCCTGCTATAAAACAATTAATGCTTAAAATTGAAGATATTAAAGCTTCTCTGGTCGAAAATATTAACAATGTAAGAAAAAGCGCCTTGGATAATTTAAACAACCTTAAATTAAAGATCAAAAAGTATGAAAAAAACCTTAATACCATCCCCGCAACAGAGCGTGAATATATAGGTATTCAAAGACATTTTGTAGTAAATGAAAACATCTACATGTACTTACTTAAAAAGCGGGCAGAGATATCAATTGCTAAAGCAGCCACTGTTGCTGATAACGCAGTACTTGATTATGCTATTACGCCTACTGCTCCGGTATCGCCAAGAAAAAAACTTACATATATTGCCGCTTTACTCTCCGGAATATTATTATCCCTTGCATATATTTTCACGAAAGACTTTCTGGATGATTCCATTACCAGCAGAAGCCAGCTCGAAACTTTGAGTGATATACCCGTACTGGGCATTATTGGGCATAGTGCCGTTGGCAAAAAAAGAAATCTTGTCGTTATTGATAATCCCAAATCAGCGCTGGCTGAATCCTTCAGATCGGTCAGAACAAACCTTCAGTATATGGCCAGTGATGTTGATAAAAAAGTGATCTTAGTTACTTCAACAATAAGTTTGGAAGGGAAAACCTTCTGTGCTATAAATCTTGCTGCGATATTGGCATTTTCCGGGAAGAAAGTCATTTTAGTTGGTTTTGACCTGAGAAAACCCGAGATCCAAAAAGATTTTGGCATGACCAATGATGACGGGATAAGCCAGATATTAATCGGTAAAGCTACTTTAGATGAAACGATAAAAAGCTCTAAAGTAGAAAATCTGGATATATTGACCGCAGGGCCGAAACCTCCTAATCCTTCTGAACTCATTATGCACCCCAAAACCAAAGAGATTATTGAAAAGCTGAAGAAAAAATATGACTACATTATCATAGATACGCCCCCGATAGGGATCGTTACAGATGCACTTATATTGATGGGCTATGCAGATATTAACCTGTATCTTGTCAGACAAACATACTCCAAAAAACAGCATATTGAGACTGCAAACCAGTTGCTAAAAGACGGAACAGCTAAGAACCTGACGCTGTTATTAAATGATACAAAAAGAGACCGAATTTATGGGTACGGTTATGGATACGGCTATGGTTATGGATACGGGTATGGATATGGCTACGGATATTACGAAGAAGACAAAAAACAGAATGGTATGTTAAGAAAGATCAACGGGCTGTTTAATTCAAATGGCCTGGTAAGAAAAGTCGCAGGGCTGTTTAAATAA
- a CDS encoding YraN family protein, which translates to MTGHIEFGKKGEDLAVQFLQKNGYEILKRNYRYKRAEIDIIAQKEGLLIFVEVKARKRIDFGYPEEAVNEKKVELIQEAAENFMEESPWGRRHEPGSGGQIRFDIISVTLEKGVFDILHIEDAF; encoded by the coding sequence ATGACTGGTCACATAGAGTTCGGGAAAAAAGGGGAAGATCTTGCCGTCCAATTTCTTCAAAAAAATGGTTATGAAATTCTTAAACGGAACTACCGGTATAAAAGGGCTGAGATTGATATTATTGCTCAAAAGGAAGGCCTGCTGATATTTGTGGAAGTGAAAGCAAGGAAAAGGATTGATTTTGGTTACCCTGAAGAGGCAGTGAATGAAAAAAAGGTTGAACTGATACAAGAAGCTGCTGAAAATTTCATGGAAGAATCGCCATGGGGTAGGAGGCATGAGCCGGGGAGTGGCGGGCAGATACGTTTTGATATCATTTCAGTTACTTTAGAAAAGGGCGTTTTTGATATCTTGCATATTGAAGACGCGTTTTGA
- a CDS encoding bifunctional phosphoglucose/phosphomannose isomerase yields MKKLISGFSKQLKEAIEIGKQLKLTKPGAEIRNIVVAGMGGSGIGANLVESFTADKLKVPFVITKNYEIPGFVGKNTLFVASSYSGNTEETLSCIKQVLNKKAKIVCITSGGKLLEMANEKDLDHAKIPSGIDCPRACLGYSFVQLLFILNGYGLMSNKFIDDLLASIKLIDQLSDNIHKQAKEIAQRLHHKLPIIYVDNRSGAVATRFQQQINENAKQICHVNLFPEMNHNELVGWEFPENIFSQTAVIIIRTGYDHPRNSVRMNICKSIFERKCGSVLEIKATGNSLIEQSIYLIHLLDWVSVYLAELNEIDPFPVDIINYLKGELSKLK; encoded by the coding sequence ATGAAAAAATTAATATCTGGATTTAGCAAACAGCTCAAAGAAGCAATAGAAATTGGTAAGCAATTAAAACTAACAAAACCTGGCGCTGAGATCAGAAACATCGTTGTTGCAGGCATGGGTGGTTCGGGCATTGGCGCCAATTTAGTGGAATCCTTTACCGCTGATAAATTAAAGGTTCCTTTTGTTATTACAAAAAATTATGAAATCCCCGGGTTTGTGGGCAAAAATACGCTGTTTGTAGCTTCCTCCTATTCGGGCAATACCGAAGAAACCTTATCCTGCATTAAACAAGTCCTGAATAAAAAAGCAAAAATAGTTTGTATCACATCCGGTGGAAAACTTCTGGAAATGGCAAATGAAAAAGATCTTGATCATGCCAAAATTCCTTCGGGCATTGATTGCCCGAGAGCCTGCCTTGGCTACTCGTTTGTTCAATTGCTCTTTATTTTAAATGGCTATGGATTAATGAGCAACAAATTTATTGATGATCTTTTAGCAAGTATAAAATTAATAGATCAACTAAGTGATAATATTCACAAACAGGCAAAGGAAATTGCCCAACGATTACATCATAAGCTGCCAATCATATATGTTGACAATAGATCAGGCGCTGTGGCTACCCGTTTTCAGCAGCAAATAAATGAAAATGCCAAGCAGATATGCCATGTGAATCTATTCCCTGAAATGAACCACAATGAGCTTGTAGGCTGGGAGTTCCCGGAAAATATTTTTTCACAAACAGCTGTAATAATAATTCGTACCGGTTATGACCATCCGCGAAATTCTGTCAGAATGAATATATGTAAGTCGATTTTTGAAAGAAAATGTGGTTCGGTATTAGAAATAAAAGCGACTGGCAATTCGCTGATAGAACAATCTATCTACCTGATACATTTATTGGATTGGGTGTCTGTCTATCTTGCAGAATTGAACGAAATTGACCCGTTTCCTGTTGATATAATAAATTATTTGAAAGGAGAATTATCTAAACTAAAATAA
- a CDS encoding type II toxin-antitoxin system HicB family antitoxin, which yields MKYKVNLKKSEEGYAVWVPGLPGCCSQGQTENEALENIKDAIQAWLMTVEELNKEEESRYVEVNHA from the coding sequence ATGAAATATAAAGTAAATCTAAAGAAATCAGAAGAAGGTTATGCTGTATGGGTTCCAGGTTTACCTGGTTGTTGCTCACAAGGGCAAACAGAAAATGAAGCCCTGGAGAATATTAAAGATGCTATACAGGCATGGTTAATGACAGTAGAAGAACTGAATAAAGAAGAAGAATCTCGTTATGTAGAAGTAAATCATGCCTAA
- a CDS encoding addiction module toxin, HicA family: MPKIPGINHKRAIHAFEKAGFWIARQGKHITMTNGKQTVTIPRANPINAFTMADIVKGSGLTIEEFKKLL; this comes from the coding sequence ATGCCTAAGATACCAGGTATAAACCACAAGAGAGCTATACACGCTTTTGAAAAAGCAGGTTTTTGGATTGCAAGACAGGGAAAACATATAACGATGACCAATGGAAAACAAACTGTTACCATTCCCAGAGCAAATCCAATTAATGCTTTTACAATGGCCGATATTGTAAAAGGGTCAGGTCTAACTATTGAGGAATTTAAGAAACTTTTATGA
- the lipB gene encoding lipoyl(octanoyl) transferase LipB: MSKNKKVHFKHLGLIDYKKAWDHQEQLFSKIIDIKLKNRKLDHQDHIPTPNYLLFCEHPHVYTLGKSGSKDNLLVNEKGLKEKDAAFYAINRGGDITYHGPGQIVGYPIFDLDNFFTDIHKYLRHLEEAVIRTLTDYNINARRIEGLTGVWVDNKQDNSSQKICAIGVRTSRWVTMHGFAFNINTDLSYFNNIIPCGISGRSVTSLALELNRVIDIKEVEIKLMDHFRELFGLTIVNTN, encoded by the coding sequence GTGTCAAAAAACAAAAAAGTCCATTTCAAACATCTCGGACTGATTGATTATAAAAAGGCCTGGGATCACCAGGAGCAATTATTCTCGAAAATTATTGACATTAAGCTTAAAAACAGAAAATTAGATCACCAGGATCATATTCCTACCCCAAATTACCTGCTCTTTTGTGAACATCCCCACGTGTATACCTTAGGCAAAAGTGGCTCCAAAGACAATTTATTAGTGAATGAAAAAGGGCTTAAAGAGAAAGATGCGGCATTTTATGCTATAAACCGGGGTGGCGATATTACCTATCACGGACCCGGACAAATCGTTGGCTATCCTATTTTTGATCTTGATAATTTTTTTACGGATATTCATAAGTATCTTAGACATTTGGAAGAAGCTGTAATTCGAACTTTAACAGATTACAATATCAATGCCAGGCGTATTGAAGGTTTAACAGGCGTATGGGTTGATAATAAACAAGATAATAGCTCCCAAAAAATTTGTGCAATAGGGGTAAGAACAAGCAGGTGGGTTACCATGCATGGCTTTGCTTTTAATATCAATACCGACCTTTCTTATTTCAATAATATTATCCCCTGTGGCATTTCGGGCAGATCGGTAACTTCTTTGGCTTTGGAACTTAATAGGGTGATTGATATTAAGGAAGTTGAAATAAAGCTCATGGATCACTTCCGTGAACTTTTTGGGTTGACAATCGTTAATACTAATTAA
- a CDS encoding 3'-5' exonuclease: MFDTNYLKNILFLDIETVSCEESYDQIDDRLKSLWDKKAQYINLPELSNKEKFYEKAGIYAEFGKIITIGIGYFSKNESAELTFRVKAIASHNEKDVLADFKHLLENKFDASKLFLCAHNGKEFDYPYICRRMLVHQIGLPKALDISDKKPWEVRHLDTMQMWKFGDYKHYTSLDLLAALFGIPTSKDGIDGSMVNHVYYKEKDLDKIAEYCKRDVVVTAQLFLRLNNHPVIDEANIHLL, from the coding sequence ATGTTTGATACTAATTATCTAAAAAACATCCTCTTCCTTGACATTGAAACAGTTAGCTGCGAAGAATCTTATGACCAAATAGACGACAGGTTAAAAAGTTTATGGGATAAAAAGGCTCAATATATCAACTTGCCGGAATTGAGTAATAAAGAGAAATTCTACGAAAAAGCCGGCATTTATGCAGAATTCGGGAAGATCATAACGATCGGAATAGGTTATTTTTCAAAAAATGAATCTGCTGAATTAACTTTCCGGGTAAAAGCAATTGCCTCGCATAACGAAAAAGATGTACTTGCAGATTTTAAGCATCTGCTTGAAAATAAATTTGATGCCTCAAAACTTTTCCTTTGCGCGCATAACGGTAAAGAATTTGATTACCCCTATATATGCCGCAGGATGCTGGTTCATCAAATAGGCCTGCCAAAGGCGCTTGATATTTCTGATAAAAAACCCTGGGAAGTTCGCCATCTTGATACGATGCAAATGTGGAAATTTGGTGACTATAAACACTATACTTCTCTTGATCTGCTTGCTGCTCTTTTCGGTATTCCTACAAGCAAAGACGGGATAGACGGCAGCATGGTGAATCATGTTTATTACAAAGAAAAAGACCTGGATAAAATTGCTGAATACTGCAAAAGAGATGTGGTAGTAACGGCTCAGTTGTTTTTAAGGTTGAACAATCATCCTGTTATTGATGAGGCGAATATTCATTTGTTGTGA
- a CDS encoding addiction module toxin, HicA family, with protein sequence MKRNDFIKHLKRHDCALLREGANHSIFQNTKNRKQSAVARHTELSNLMCKKICKQLGISNMP encoded by the coding sequence GTGAAGAGAAATGATTTTATAAAGCATTTAAAAAGACATGATTGTGCTTTACTACGGGAAGGGGCTAATCATTCCATCTTTCAGAATACAAAAAACAGGAAACAATCAGCGGTAGCCAGACATACGGAACTATCAAACCTTATGTGCAAAAAGATATGTAAACAGTTGGGAATATCGAATATGCCTTGA